From the genome of Biomphalaria glabrata chromosome 1, xgBioGlab47.1, whole genome shotgun sequence, one region includes:
- the LOC106067918 gene encoding phospholysine phosphohistidine inorganic pyrophosphate phosphatase-like isoform X1 has product MFALLNRNIKAVILDITGVLKDSGPHGGTPIKGSIEALNRLYSSGLHLRFCTNETTVTRHTLVSQLRSLGFTIDEEKVFPPIPAMCTILKDRNLRPHLLVHPDALPDFKDIDQSNTNCVVIGDATHQFTYENINRAFQCLMNFEKPILFSLGKGKYYQEDGELILDVGPFMKALEYATGVTAEIVGKPSLAFFNTVLNDIGISAHEAVMVGDDIVNDVGGAQACGLAGVLVRTGKYRKPDDNHPDVKPDAIFDNLEKFVDCLLQDKQ; this is encoded by the exons ATGTTTGCTCTTTTAAATCGTAATATAAAGGCTGTGATTTTAGATATCACAGGAGTTTTAAAGGACAGTGGACCTCATGGTGGAACACCCATTAAAGGCTCGATAGAGGCATTAAATAG GTTATATTCATCTGGGCTCCATCTGAGATTTTGTACAAATGAAACTACAGTCACAAGACATACTCTGGTCAGTCAGCTCAGAAGCCTGGGTTTTACTATTGATGAGGAGAAAGTGTTTCCACCTATCCCTGCTATGTGTACGATTTTAAAAGACAGAAACTTAAGACCTCATTTATTGGTTCATCCAG atGCTCTGCCTGATTTCAAGGATATAGACCAAAGTAACACAAACTGTGTTGTAATTGGGGATGCAACACACCAGTTTACTTATGAAAATATCAACAGAGCTTTCCAGTGTTTGATGAACTTTGAAAAACCAATACTGTTTTCTCTTGGGAAAGG TAAATATTACCAAGAAGATGGTGAATTAATATTGGATGTTGGACCATTTATGAAAGCTTTAGAG TATGCTACTGGAGTGACAGCTGAGATCGTTGGAAAACCTTCTTTAGCATTCTTTAACACAGTATTGAATGATATTGGAATATCAGCCCATGAa GCTGTAATGGTGGGAGATGATATTGTCAATGATGTTGGCGGTGCCCAGGCATGTGGACTTGCTGGAGTTTTAGTTCGCACTGGAAAATATAG aaaacctGATGACAATCACCCAGATGTCAAACCTGATGCAATATTTGATAATTTAGAAAAGTTTGTTGATTGCCTATTGCAAGACAAGCAATAA
- the LOC106067918 gene encoding phospholysine phosphohistidine inorganic pyrophosphate phosphatase-like isoform X2: MERGRIHAQDTGRSIEMLYSSGLHLRFCTNETTVTRHTLVSQLRSLGFTIDEEKVFPPIPAMCTILKDRNLRPHLLVHPDALPDFKDIDQSNTNCVVIGDATHQFTYENINRAFQCLMNFEKPILFSLGKGKYYQEDGELILDVGPFMKALEYATGVTAEIVGKPSLAFFNTVLNDIGISAHEAVMVGDDIVNDVGGAQACGLAGVLVRTGKYRKPDDNHPDVKPDAIFDNLEKFVDCLLQDKQ, translated from the exons ATGGAGAGGGGCCGGATCCATGCACAGGACACAGGCAGGTCCATCGAGAT GTTATATTCATCTGGGCTCCATCTGAGATTTTGTACAAATGAAACTACAGTCACAAGACATACTCTGGTCAGTCAGCTCAGAAGCCTGGGTTTTACTATTGATGAGGAGAAAGTGTTTCCACCTATCCCTGCTATGTGTACGATTTTAAAAGACAGAAACTTAAGACCTCATTTATTGGTTCATCCAG atGCTCTGCCTGATTTCAAGGATATAGACCAAAGTAACACAAACTGTGTTGTAATTGGGGATGCAACACACCAGTTTACTTATGAAAATATCAACAGAGCTTTCCAGTGTTTGATGAACTTTGAAAAACCAATACTGTTTTCTCTTGGGAAAGG TAAATATTACCAAGAAGATGGTGAATTAATATTGGATGTTGGACCATTTATGAAAGCTTTAGAG TATGCTACTGGAGTGACAGCTGAGATCGTTGGAAAACCTTCTTTAGCATTCTTTAACACAGTATTGAATGATATTGGAATATCAGCCCATGAa GCTGTAATGGTGGGAGATGATATTGTCAATGATGTTGGCGGTGCCCAGGCATGTGGACTTGCTGGAGTTTTAGTTCGCACTGGAAAATATAG aaaacctGATGACAATCACCCAGATGTCAAACCTGATGCAATATTTGATAATTTAGAAAAGTTTGTTGATTGCCTATTGCAAGACAAGCAATAA